The genomic window TCTCTGGTCTGGTTGATCAGGCCGGCCTTGCGCTTGTCCTTGAGGCGGTAGCTCTCGCCCTGGATCGAGACGACGGAGGCGTGGTGCAAGATGCGATCCAGCATGGCTGCCGTCAGCACGCTCTCTCCGGCGAAGGCTTGGTCCCAGGAGCCGAAGGTGAGGTTGCTGGTCAGGATCATCGAACCGCGCTCGTAGCGCCTGGCGACGACCTGGAAGAACAGGTTGGCCTGCTCGCGGGCGAGCGGCAGGTAGCCGATCTCGTCGACGATCAGGAGCTTGTAGACGTTCACGGCGCGATGCATCGCTTCCTTGAGCTTGCCCTGGCGCTGCGCCGTCTCGAGCATCAGCACCAGGTCGGCGGCCGTCGTGAAGCGGACCTTCATCGCCCGCTGGGCGGCGAGGTAGCCCAGCGCGATGGCCAGATGGGTCTTGCCGACCCCGGAGGGGCCGAGCAGCACGACGTTCTCCGCCCGCTCGACGAAGGCGAGGCCGGCGAGTTCCAGGAGCTGCTTGCGAGGCGCGCCGGCCGCAAAGCCGAAGTCGTAGCCATCCAGCGTCTTGATCGCCGGGAAGCCGGCGACGCGCGCGGCCATCTCACGCGCCCGGACACGGCGGGCCTCCGCCTCCGTCCTCAAGACCTCTTCCAGGAAGTCGCCGAACGACGCTTCCCTGGCCACGGCCGTCTGGGCCGCTCCCGGCCAGACGCTCTCGACCGCCTTGAGGTGCAGTTCGGTGCAGAGATCGGCGATGCGCTCGTGCTGGAGGTTCGTCACTGCGCCGCTCCCGTGGCCAGGAGCGCCTCGTAGACCGACAGCGGATGCTGCAGCCCGACGATCGGCGCCGCCGGCGGAGCCCGGTCTGCCCTCGGGGCAGCCGGCAGGCGGACGATCCGACCGCCATACGGCGCCGCGATCGGCTGCAGCGCCTCGCGCTCGCGGTCCAGCCGATCGGCCGGAACCTCGCCCGTCGTGCCGTGCACGCGCGCATTGGCGACCTCGCGCAGCCAGCGCGTCGCGGCCGCGTTCGCAGCAGGCGCGTCGGCCACGATGCCGTCCTGCGCCAGCCGGCTGGCGAACGGAATGTAGAAGCTCGCGCGCAGATAGCGGATGAAGCGCTCGACCTTGCCCTTGGTCTGCGCCCGATAGGGACGGCACAGGCGCGGCCGGAAGCCCCAGTGGCCGGCAAAGTCGGCGAA from Constrictibacter sp. MBR-5 includes these protein-coding regions:
- the istB gene encoding IS21-like element helper ATPase IstB, whose protein sequence is MTNLQHERIADLCTELHLKAVESVWPGAAQTAVAREASFGDFLEEVLRTEAEARRVRAREMAARVAGFPAIKTLDGYDFGFAAGAPRKQLLELAGLAFVERAENVVLLGPSGVGKTHLAIALGYLAAQRAMKVRFTTAADLVLMLETAQRQGKLKEAMHRAVNVYKLLIVDEIGYLPLAREQANLFFQVVARRYERGSMILTSNLTFGSWDQAFAGESVLTAAMLDRILHHASVVSIQGESYRLKDKRKAGLINQTREIA